The following proteins come from a genomic window of Nostoc sp. ATCC 53789:
- a CDS encoding serpin family protein: MNRQKFSDAKENFLQRRYGVSLGRRYALAAASVVLFSVLGCSQVESNKSALAQSSLPQPETPLQKKTVNTDTRIVESSNKFGFKLFSEVLKDNKGENNIFISPSSVAIALAMTYNGASGSTQQAMAKTLELQGMNLPEINSSYAAALKQLLENPDAKVQLSIANSLWANQDVSFAPDFLKRTQDFYQAKVSNLNFKDAAASNIINNWVKENTKGKITKIVETIEPNQVLFLINAIYFKGNWSNEFDKSQTAQYPFYITSGRRKQHPMMSQQGDYRYYESEQFQAVSLPYGKDGKISFYIFLPKQNSNLKAFYQNLNVENWEKWMTQFNKQKGFIRLPRFKTDYEVTLNDALKSLGMEEAFSNKANFSGMGKNFAISQVKHKTFVEVNEEGTEAAAATSVGIVATSLRDEPEPFRMIVDRPFFCAIRDNQTGNVLFMGSIIEPQ, from the coding sequence ATGAATCGGCAAAAGTTTAGTGATGCAAAAGAAAATTTTCTGCAAAGACGTTATGGTGTGAGTCTGGGCAGACGTTATGCTTTGGCAGCTGCAAGTGTTGTTCTATTCAGTGTATTAGGTTGTTCTCAAGTCGAGAGTAACAAAAGTGCCCTCGCCCAATCTAGTTTACCTCAGCCAGAAACTCCATTGCAAAAAAAAACAGTCAACACTGATACAAGAATAGTTGAGTCTAGCAATAAGTTTGGCTTCAAACTATTTTCAGAAGTTCTGAAAGATAATAAAGGTGAGAATAATATTTTTATCTCACCTTCGAGTGTCGCGATCGCTCTAGCCATGACCTACAACGGCGCTAGTGGCTCAACTCAACAAGCAATGGCAAAAACCCTGGAATTACAGGGAATGAATCTACCAGAAATCAACTCTTCTTACGCGGCGGCATTAAAACAGCTTTTAGAAAATCCAGATGCGAAAGTCCAACTGAGTATTGCTAACTCGCTTTGGGCAAATCAAGATGTTAGCTTTGCACCAGACTTTCTCAAGAGAACCCAGGATTTCTATCAAGCTAAGGTCAGCAATTTAAACTTTAAAGATGCCGCCGCATCTAATATTATAAATAACTGGGTAAAAGAAAATACTAAGGGCAAAATTACTAAAATAGTTGAAACGATTGAACCAAATCAAGTGTTGTTTCTGATTAATGCCATATATTTTAAAGGTAATTGGAGTAACGAATTTGACAAAAGTCAAACTGCTCAATACCCTTTTTACATTACATCTGGTAGACGAAAGCAACACCCAATGATGTCACAACAAGGTGACTATAGGTACTATGAAAGCGAACAATTTCAGGCGGTTAGTTTACCTTACGGTAAAGATGGGAAAATCAGTTTTTATATCTTTCTACCCAAACAGAACTCTAACCTCAAAGCCTTTTATCAGAACTTGAATGTTGAAAACTGGGAAAAATGGATGACTCAGTTCAACAAACAAAAAGGGTTTATTCGTCTACCTCGCTTCAAAACAGATTATGAAGTTACACTCAATGATGCCTTGAAAAGTTTAGGCATGGAAGAGGCTTTCAGTAACAAAGCCAATTTTTCTGGCATGGGTAAAAATTTTGCCATTAGCCAAGTTAAGCATAAAACTTTTGTCGAAGTAAACGAAGAAGGTACCGAAGCAGCTGCGGCTACTTCAGTGGGAATAGTCGCAACATCTTTGAGAGATGAACCAGAACCATTCCGAATGATTGTTGACCGTCCCTTCTTCTGCGCTATTAGGGATAATCAGACGGGAAACGTTTTGTTTATGGGTTCCATCATTGAGCCACAATGA
- a CDS encoding AI-2E family transporter: protein MQTRKLLDWWQTFTPIARIGAIALFVPLLVLNGWALSVFFNYFHSLIVILVGASVLAFLLNYPVSWMEHHGAKREQVAILVFLLALSILLALGVTLVPLALTQAQQLVARLPELIDSGRSQLMILNEKAETFGLPINLDALVVQINDRVKGQLQAIAGQVLNLAVVTVTSLLDILLTMVLTFYLLQHGSELWESLVEWLPSKFRAPFSQTVRLSFQNFFITQLILSTCMASALIPTFLWLKVPFGLLFGLTIGLMALVPFGGSVGIALTTLLVALQDFSMGVRVLIAAVIVQQILENLIAPRILGSFTGLNPVWILISVLTGARIGGLLGVIVAVPTAVVIKTALSALRLGGEANDSGTGEVTAPVAANESSKATANNTLSISEATLP from the coding sequence ATGCAGACACGCAAGCTACTCGACTGGTGGCAAACATTCACACCAATAGCGCGAATCGGGGCGATCGCGTTATTCGTTCCACTGCTAGTTCTAAATGGTTGGGCACTTTCGGTATTTTTCAATTATTTCCATTCTCTCATAGTCATTTTAGTCGGAGCCTCAGTCTTAGCATTTCTGCTCAACTACCCCGTGAGTTGGATGGAACATCATGGTGCTAAACGAGAGCAAGTTGCTATCTTAGTGTTTCTCTTGGCTTTATCGATTTTATTGGCGTTGGGTGTGACGCTTGTTCCGTTAGCCCTTACCCAAGCTCAACAACTGGTGGCTCGGTTGCCAGAGTTGATCGACTCTGGACGCTCTCAGCTAATGATATTAAACGAAAAAGCGGAGACTTTTGGCTTACCGATTAATCTCGATGCTCTGGTAGTACAAATCAACGATCGCGTCAAAGGACAATTACAAGCGATCGCTGGGCAAGTTTTAAATCTGGCGGTAGTTACAGTCACTAGTCTGCTAGATATCCTCTTGACGATGGTTTTGACTTTCTACCTTTTACAGCATGGGAGTGAACTCTGGGAAAGTTTAGTAGAATGGCTACCCTCTAAATTTCGCGCTCCTTTCTCTCAAACAGTCCGCCTAAGCTTTCAAAATTTCTTCATCACCCAGTTGATTTTATCTACCTGTATGGCCTCAGCCCTCATTCCTACCTTTTTGTGGCTGAAAGTACCATTTGGACTGCTATTTGGGCTAACTATTGGTCTAATGGCTCTCGTCCCCTTTGGTGGTTCTGTGGGCATTGCTCTGACTACACTATTGGTAGCACTGCAAGATTTCTCAATGGGTGTGAGAGTTTTGATAGCAGCAGTAATCGTACAGCAAATTCTCGAAAACTTAATTGCCCCCCGAATTTTAGGCAGTTTTACGGGTTTAAATCCAGTTTGGATTTTAATTTCAGTTTTAACAGGGGCAAGAATTGGCGGACTGTTGGGTGTAATTGTGGCAGTACCCACCGCTGTTGTCATTAAAACCGCTTTAAGTGCCTTGCGTCTTGGTGGCGAGGCAAACGATAGCGGCACGGGGGAGGTAACTGCACCCGTTGCAGCAAACGAGTCCTCGAAAGCAACCGCTAACAACACTCTGAGTATTTCTGAAGCGACATTACCTTAA
- a CDS encoding anthranilate phosphoribosyltransferase family protein, giving the protein MSNVFRELLKKVGSGNHTGENLTRAEAASATKMMLLGEATPAQIGAFLIAHRIKRPTGEELAGMLDAYDELGPKLQPFDSERPAIALGIPYDGRTRTAPISPVTALILAAVGQPVIMHGGDRLPTKYGLPLIDIWQGLGVDWTNLPLAKTQQVFEQTGIGFIYLPQHFPLTTSIWEYRDQLGKRPPLATMELIWCPYAGDAHVIAGFVHPPTEGMFKIALGLRGVTKFTLVKGLEGSCDLPRDRTAIISLSPSIASQEVERLHLVPRDYGFTTKNVPLGTTEELVADMQEVSDGKPGELMQTALWNGGFYLWRSGICSDMPEGLAKAEELLTNGAVAAKLQELSQIINSLSSEVFQPV; this is encoded by the coding sequence ATGAGCAATGTATTTAGGGAATTACTGAAAAAAGTAGGTAGCGGAAACCACACAGGCGAAAACTTAACTCGCGCCGAAGCAGCCAGCGCCACTAAAATGATGCTGCTGGGTGAAGCTACACCAGCCCAAATCGGAGCGTTTTTGATTGCTCATCGAATCAAGCGTCCTACGGGGGAAGAGTTAGCGGGAATGTTGGATGCTTATGATGAATTGGGGCCAAAGCTGCAACCATTCGACTCTGAACGACCAGCGATCGCTCTTGGCATCCCTTATGATGGCAGAACCCGCACAGCACCAATTAGCCCGGTAACAGCTTTAATACTCGCCGCAGTTGGACAACCAGTGATCATGCACGGAGGCGATCGCCTGCCAACAAAGTACGGCTTACCCCTAATAGATATTTGGCAAGGTTTAGGAGTCGATTGGACTAACCTACCACTGGCAAAAACCCAGCAAGTTTTTGAGCAAACGGGAATTGGCTTTATTTATTTACCACAGCATTTTCCCTTAACTACAAGTATTTGGGAATACCGCGACCAACTTGGCAAACGTCCGCCCTTGGCGACAATGGAGCTAATTTGGTGTCCTTATGCTGGTGACGCTCATGTCATTGCTGGATTTGTGCATCCGCCGACAGAAGGGATGTTTAAGATAGCTTTGGGGCTGCGGGGCGTAACGAAATTTACATTAGTAAAAGGACTGGAAGGTAGTTGCGACTTACCGCGCGATCGCACTGCAATTATTAGCTTATCTCCATCCATAGCATCCCAAGAGGTAGAAAGATTGCACCTCGTACCGCGTGATTACGGCTTTACTACCAAGAACGTACCCCTTGGAACTACTGAAGAATTGGTGGCGGATATGCAGGAGGTTTCGGACGGTAAACCAGGCGAACTAATGCAAACAGCCTTGTGGAATGGTGGATTTTACTTATGGCGGAGTGGTATTTGTTCAGATATGCCAGAGGGTTTAGCTAAAGCAGAAGAGTTATTAACCAATGGTGCAGTAGCAGCTAAACTTCAAGAACTCAGCCAGATAATAAACTCACTGTCATCTGAAGTATTTCAGCCAGTGTAA
- a CDS encoding ubiquinol-cytochrome c reductase iron-sulfur subunit → MKRRDFINWVGLGLIVSSLPVAIAACSSQTSSATGDWQTVGTSAELDKTGQLLAKNSPAGPVLVVGTSKAAITAVNPTCTHAGCTVAWKAEAKKFTCPCHGSEFGVDGKVLKGPATEALKTYAAKIEGNSVVVKPT, encoded by the coding sequence ATGAAACGTCGTGATTTTATTAATTGGGTAGGTTTGGGTTTAATAGTGAGTTCTCTACCTGTAGCGATCGCAGCTTGTTCTTCTCAAACATCTTCTGCAACTGGAGATTGGCAAACAGTAGGAACTTCCGCAGAATTAGATAAAACTGGTCAATTACTGGCTAAAAACTCACCTGCTGGGCCTGTGTTGGTAGTCGGTACATCTAAAGCCGCAATCACAGCTGTCAACCCTACCTGTACTCACGCAGGTTGCACCGTAGCATGGAAAGCTGAGGCAAAAAAATTCACTTGTCCCTGTCATGGTTCAGAATTTGGGGTTGATGGTAAGGTGCTAAAAGGCCCAGCTACAGAAGCGCTTAAAACTTACGCCGCCAAAATTGAAGGTAATTCAGTTGTAGTCAAGCCAACTTAA
- a CDS encoding type II toxin-antitoxin system HicB family antitoxin — protein sequence MKTFTAIIERDSDTNLYVGYVPGFPGAHSQAETLDELQENLREVIEMLLEDEDV from the coding sequence ATGAAAACCTTTACTGCAATAATTGAGCGAGATTCTGATACTAATCTCTATGTTGGTTATGTGCCTGGATTTCCCGGAGCGCATTCTCAAGCAGAAACCTTAGATGAGTTACAGGAAAATCTACGCGAAGTGATTGAGATGCTTCTAGAAGATGAAGACGTGTAA
- a CDS encoding LysR family transcriptional regulator, with amino-acid sequence MRLEQLQAFLAIAQTGSFQQAARTSGVTQSTISRQIQALEADLGVELFHRTTHAKLTLGGECLLPRVRKICQEWETATQELADLIAGKQPELCIAVIHSLCGSYLPPVLQKFCHAYPDVQLRVTSLGSDRALKVLKDGLVDLAIVMNNRFLTTAREMVVEVLYDEPIEVLTAANHPLAQYECVPWSELILYPQVVFKDGYGMQRLIQDRFERMEATLQAALEVNTLDAFRGVVRQGELIALLPQSALLEARLDPTLAVRSLENNNISGLTDGSSLTRRVVMVTTQDRLQIPPIKYFWQLVRENIPLQIDQQRSAS; translated from the coding sequence ATGCGCCTAGAGCAGTTGCAAGCCTTTCTAGCGATCGCACAAACCGGCAGCTTTCAACAAGCAGCGCGAACATCTGGTGTTACCCAATCGACGATTAGCCGCCAAATCCAGGCATTAGAAGCAGATTTGGGTGTAGAACTTTTTCATAGAACTACTCACGCCAAATTAACGCTGGGAGGTGAATGTTTACTACCACGTGTCCGTAAAATTTGCCAAGAATGGGAGACAGCTACACAAGAATTAGCTGATTTAATCGCTGGAAAGCAACCAGAACTTTGCATTGCCGTGATTCACTCATTATGTGGATCTTACTTACCACCAGTGTTGCAAAAATTTTGTCATGCATATCCAGATGTGCAATTGCGGGTGACTTCATTAGGAAGCGATCGCGCCCTGAAAGTCCTCAAGGATGGATTGGTAGATTTAGCAATTGTGATGAATAATCGCTTTTTAACCACTGCTAGAGAAATGGTGGTAGAAGTACTTTATGATGAACCGATAGAAGTTCTCACCGCAGCTAATCATCCCCTGGCACAATATGAATGTGTCCCTTGGTCGGAGCTAATTCTTTATCCCCAAGTGGTTTTTAAAGATGGTTATGGGATGCAGCGCTTAATACAAGATAGATTTGAGCGAATGGAAGCTACACTCCAGGCGGCTTTAGAGGTAAATACCCTAGATGCCTTTCGGGGAGTGGTGCGCCAGGGAGAATTAATCGCTTTGCTACCTCAATCAGCATTACTGGAAGCACGTCTTGACCCTACTTTAGCGGTTCGTTCCTTAGAGAACAATAATATTAGTGGTTTAACAGATGGTTCAAGTTTGACTCGGCGGGTAGTTATGGTGACAACTCAAGACCGACTACAAATTCCCCCCATTAAGTACTTTTGGCAACTCGTGCGGGAAAATATCCCATTACAAATTGACCAGCAGCGATCGGCTTCTTGA
- a CDS encoding HEAT repeat domain-containing protein translates to MVSNINQLLVQAQTAYNAADWSSLIQYLQQLILGSDSQHPEVVKNREYLLTLAISMLEMGDFQQRWEITKVLTHLGNIAIPPLIDILEDEDAEEELRWYAARTLGEFQQPEAIAPLVELLKIDEDEELKAIAATALGKMGNVAITSLTELLADEDTRLLAVRSLSCIPQTETITPLLTVVQDPQATIRTAAIEALSSFHDERIPPILLNALDDIAATVRRAAVLGLGFRPDLREALDLVTRLQPKLYDFNLDVCCAAAVSLSRMGCNDAAKHLFNLLISPQTPTKLQLETIRALSWVGTPSSLEYLQTAFNQITSETLWQEIVTVLGRVQKPQTTQAVEILLQILRSQHPATEIVNIKSAIALSLGQLSEIQAIEPLISLLADSNVSVRLHAIAALKNLDGEVAHQKLQQLANNAALTLDLQQGIAIALAEW, encoded by the coding sequence ATGGTGAGTAATATCAACCAGCTTTTGGTGCAAGCCCAGACAGCATATAATGCAGCTGATTGGTCATCACTGATTCAATATTTACAACAATTAATTTTAGGGTCAGATTCACAACATCCAGAGGTAGTTAAAAATCGAGAATATCTGCTGACATTAGCAATTTCAATGTTAGAGATGGGAGATTTTCAACAACGCTGGGAAATCACCAAAGTTTTGACTCACTTGGGCAATATTGCGATTCCACCACTCATTGACATCTTAGAAGATGAAGACGCAGAGGAAGAATTACGCTGGTATGCAGCGCGAACCTTGGGTGAATTTCAGCAGCCAGAAGCGATCGCACCCTTGGTTGAATTGTTGAAAATTGATGAGGATGAAGAACTCAAAGCGATCGCAGCCACAGCACTAGGTAAAATGGGTAATGTTGCGATTACTTCATTAACTGAACTTCTAGCAGATGAAGATACAAGACTTTTAGCAGTGCGATCGCTTTCCTGTATTCCCCAAACAGAAACCATCACACCGCTATTGACTGTAGTACAAGATCCACAAGCCACAATCCGCACCGCTGCAATTGAAGCCCTCAGCAGTTTTCATGACGAACGTATACCACCAATCTTGTTAAACGCTTTGGATGATATTGCTGCTACAGTTAGGCGTGCAGCAGTGCTTGGTTTAGGTTTTCGCCCCGACTTGCGCGAAGCATTAGATTTGGTGACGAGATTGCAACCCAAGCTTTACGACTTTAATCTTGATGTTTGTTGTGCAGCCGCAGTTTCCCTTTCTCGGATGGGTTGTAATGACGCTGCAAAACATTTATTTAATTTGTTGATTTCACCTCAAACACCAACAAAGCTGCAATTAGAAACCATCCGCGCTTTAAGTTGGGTGGGTACACCATCTAGTTTGGAATATTTGCAAACAGCATTTAATCAAATCACTTCAGAGACACTTTGGCAAGAAATTGTCACTGTTTTGGGGCGAGTACAAAAGCCGCAAACTACACAAGCAGTAGAAATATTATTGCAAATACTGCGATCGCAGCATCCAGCTACAGAGATTGTCAACATCAAAAGTGCGATCGCTTTATCTTTAGGACAGTTAAGCGAAATACAAGCAATTGAACCATTGATTTCACTGCTAGCTGATTCTAATGTATCGGTGAGACTACACGCGATCGCTGCACTCAAAAATCTGGATGGGGAAGTTGCACATCAAAAACTACAGCAATTAGCCAATAATGCTGCACTCACACTAGATTTGCAACAAGGAATAGCGATCGCTTTAGCTGAGTGGTAA
- a CDS encoding LCP family protein: MTIQRSSAEENQSGKASKSNKKISQNSKSGRWLWFWVGMSGIAMVSATAGALLAVSLTSTPLQQAQLSPQEEAAFDGDRISGGVMRFSELTRPVNLLVMGMSVLPPDVQNPPEDTKNLKYLPQVNSFDGLSDVMLLVKFDPETKKIIMLSIPRDTRTEIEGYGVKKINAANVEGGPALTARTVSNLLGGAGIDRYVRINVLGVAKLIDALGGVTVYVPKDMKYQDDSQHLYINLKAGKQHLNGEQTLQLLRFRHDELGDIGRIQRQQMVMRALMDQTLNPATVAQLPKVLDVVKDHIDTNLTVEELVALMGFGVRTNRSNMQMLMLPGRFSEKNEFDASYWLPSKNGIAKLMAQHFGLESEQEQQATDPRSLRVAIQDSTGGDRSNLQPLIRALEKSGYRNIYIAKAWGEPLEVTHIVAQQGDGDSAESIRDTLGFGEVRVESTGNLGSDVSIQVGQDWLQQKSILEKSLTP; this comes from the coding sequence GTGACCATTCAAAGAAGTTCGGCGGAAGAAAACCAGTCGGGAAAAGCCTCAAAGTCCAATAAAAAAATTTCTCAGAACTCGAAATCTGGACGTTGGCTGTGGTTTTGGGTAGGGATGAGTGGGATTGCAATGGTGTCAGCAACAGCAGGGGCACTTTTGGCGGTGTCTTTAACCAGTACACCTTTGCAACAAGCCCAGCTAAGTCCACAGGAGGAGGCAGCCTTTGATGGCGATCGCATTTCTGGAGGTGTAATGCGATTTTCAGAATTAACTCGCCCAGTTAATCTCTTAGTTATGGGGATGAGTGTACTCCCTCCAGATGTCCAAAACCCCCCTGAAGACACCAAAAACCTCAAATACCTGCCCCAGGTAAACTCCTTTGATGGTCTTTCTGATGTGATGCTCTTGGTCAAATTTGATCCAGAGACGAAAAAAATAATTATGCTCTCTATTCCCAGAGATACCCGCACAGAAATAGAGGGGTATGGAGTTAAAAAAATTAATGCTGCTAATGTTGAAGGTGGGCCAGCTTTAACTGCTAGAACCGTCAGTAATCTCTTAGGTGGGGCGGGAATTGATCGCTATGTGCGAATTAACGTTCTGGGAGTTGCCAAGCTGATTGATGCTTTGGGAGGCGTAACAGTCTACGTCCCCAAAGATATGAAGTACCAAGATGATTCTCAGCATTTGTATATCAATTTGAAGGCGGGTAAGCAGCATCTCAATGGTGAACAGACACTGCAATTGCTGCGGTTTCGCCATGATGAACTTGGTGATATTGGTCGGATTCAACGCCAGCAAATGGTCATGCGGGCTTTGATGGATCAAACACTCAACCCAGCTACTGTTGCTCAATTACCTAAAGTTTTGGATGTAGTTAAAGACCACATCGATACTAATTTGACGGTTGAAGAGTTAGTGGCGCTAATGGGTTTTGGCGTGCGGACAAATCGCTCTAATATGCAAATGTTAATGCTGCCAGGTCGCTTTAGCGAAAAAAATGAGTTTGATGCTAGCTATTGGTTGCCCAGTAAAAATGGTATTGCTAAACTGATGGCTCAACATTTTGGCTTGGAATCAGAGCAGGAACAGCAGGCAACCGATCCACGTTCTTTACGTGTAGCAATTCAAGATAGTACAGGTGGCGATCGCTCTAATCTCCAACCATTAATTAGAGCCTTGGAAAAATCTGGATATCGCAACATTTATATAGCTAAAGCATGGGGTGAACCTCTAGAGGTAACTCACATCGTCGCCCAGCAAGGAGATGGTGACAGCGCCGAATCAATTCGTGACACTTTGGGGTTTGGTGAAGTGCGTGTGGAAAGTACTGGCAACCTTGGTTCAGATGTCAGTATTCAAGTAGGTCAGGATTGGTTGCAACAAAAGTCTATTTTGGAGAAGTCCCTGACACCCTAA